One Bacteroidia bacterium genomic region harbors:
- the lpdA gene encoding dihydrolipoyl dehydrogenase, which produces MNYDVIVVGSGPGGYVCAIRCAQLGFKTAIVERYAALGGTCLNVGCIPSKALLDSSEHYHNAKNHFATHGIGLDNLRIDLTQMIKRKDDVVKQTVAGIQFLMKKNKIDVYNGHGTFETSNTLSVQTSDGQKVIQAPRIVIATGSKPASIPGVTIDKKRIITSTEALNLTEIPKHLLVIGGGVIGLEMGSVYARLGAKVTVIEYLDAIIAGMDRELGKETKKVLEKQLGFSFYLSHEVKQVQNNGDAVVLQAVSRETGNAIELSGDYCIVSTGRKPYTENLGLEKIGVNLDKRGRVIVDEHLQTNVAGVYAIGDVIPGMMLAHKASEEGVFVAEHFAGQHPHINYRNIPAVVYTWPEVSGVGYTEEELKETGTPYKKGSFPFRALGRSRASMDLDGFVKILAHQHTDELLGVHIIGPRSADIIAEAVVALEFRASAEDLAIFSHAHPTFTEAVKEAALAATGNRPIHL; this is translated from the coding sequence ATGAATTACGATGTAATTGTGGTAGGATCTGGGCCGGGCGGGTACGTATGTGCCATTCGTTGTGCGCAGTTAGGATTCAAAACAGCTATTGTAGAACGTTACGCGGCACTTGGAGGCACTTGCTTAAACGTAGGCTGCATCCCCTCAAAAGCATTATTAGACTCTTCCGAACATTATCATAATGCCAAAAACCACTTTGCTACGCACGGAATTGGATTAGATAACCTCCGGATAGATTTAACCCAAATGATTAAACGAAAAGATGACGTAGTGAAGCAAACGGTAGCCGGAATCCAATTTCTGATGAAGAAAAACAAAATAGATGTTTATAACGGACATGGAACTTTTGAAACTTCAAATACCTTATCTGTCCAAACTTCTGATGGGCAAAAGGTTATCCAAGCACCGCGCATTGTGATAGCTACCGGTTCTAAACCGGCTTCCATACCGGGGGTTACTATTGACAAAAAGAGAATCATAACCTCCACAGAAGCATTAAATTTAACGGAGATTCCCAAACATCTGTTGGTTATCGGCGGAGGAGTTATCGGCTTAGAAATGGGGTCTGTGTATGCACGTTTAGGAGCAAAAGTTACCGTTATAGAATATTTAGACGCAATTATTGCCGGGATGGACCGCGAATTGGGTAAAGAAACCAAAAAGGTATTAGAAAAACAACTTGGTTTTTCATTTTATCTGAGCCATGAAGTCAAGCAAGTGCAAAATAACGGTGATGCCGTAGTTTTACAAGCTGTTTCCAGAGAAACCGGCAATGCAATAGAACTTTCCGGCGATTATTGTATTGTTTCTACCGGAAGGAAGCCCTATACTGAGAATCTTGGCTTAGAAAAAATAGGCGTAAACTTAGACAAACGAGGTCGTGTAATTGTGGATGAGCATTTACAGACAAACGTTGCCGGAGTTTATGCCATTGGGGATGTGATTCCCGGAATGATGTTGGCACATAAAGCTTCGGAAGAAGGTGTTTTTGTAGCGGAACATTTTGCCGGCCAGCATCCGCATATAAACTATCGGAATATTCCAGCAGTGGTTTACACTTGGCCGGAGGTCTCCGGTGTAGGTTATACCGAAGAAGAACTTAAAGAGACAGGAACTCCCTATAAAAAAGGAAGTTTTCCTTTTCGGGCTTTGGGGCGTTCCCGCGCAAGTATGGATTTAGATGGTTTTGTGAAAATTTTGGCACATCAACATACTGATGAGTTGTTAGGTGTTCATATTATCGGGCCGCGCAGTGCAGATATTATTGCCGAAGCCGTTGTCGCATTAGAGTTCAGAGCCTCTGCCGAAGACCTCGCTATTTTCTCTCATGCGCATCCAACGTTTACAGAAGCCGTCAAAGAAGCCGCTTTAGCAGCAACCGGAAACAGACCAATACACCTATAA
- a CDS encoding rhomboid family intramembrane serine protease translates to MNFLPIHAAPIASFIFLITLVTSLYALYVDNRVYQQFILHPYYFFRKKKYYTIITSGLVHAGLLHLILNMITYYFAAFLLEAVFLGSVRFLLLYVLGLIISDIPSLIRYRNRPEYRSLGASGAVSAVIFSFIALNPFQKIYLYIFPAPAWLFGVLYLIYSFFAAKNDPRPINHDAHLWGALTGLILTWIWFPNALFSLI, encoded by the coding sequence ATGAACTTTCTACCCATTCATGCGGCTCCAATAGCCAGTTTTATATTCTTAATAACCTTAGTTACAAGCCTTTATGCTTTGTATGTTGATAATAGAGTGTATCAGCAATTTATCCTGCATCCATATTATTTTTTTCGAAAAAAGAAATATTACACAATCATAACCAGCGGGTTAGTTCATGCAGGGTTATTACATCTTATTCTGAATATGATTACCTACTATTTTGCTGCCTTTCTGTTAGAAGCAGTATTTTTAGGGTCAGTTCGGTTTCTCTTGTTATATGTACTTGGGTTGATAATCAGCGATATACCATCTTTAATTCGGTATAGGAATCGCCCTGAATACCGCAGTTTGGGGGCATCTGGGGCTGTTAGTGCGGTGATATTCAGTTTTATCGCGTTAAATCCGTTTCAGAAAATTTATTTATACATATTTCCAGCTCCAGCGTGGTTGTTTGGGGTGCTTTATTTAATATATTCATTTTTTGCGGCCAAAAATGACCCGCGTCCTATTAACCATGATGCCCATCTTTGGGGAGCACTCACCGGCTTAATACTCACTTGGATTTGGTTTCCGAATGCACTATTTTCGCTTATATGA
- a CDS encoding GNAT family N-acetyltransferase, which produces MILQAVSSEQLAELYHIRREVFVVEQGVPESLEYDEFEEVCKHYGFWLDGHAVACARWRLTKQGYAKIERCAVLIPYRGKKIGAAIVQHVINEIPEQNIIYLHAQSNALGFYSRLGFEAVGSEFYEAKIPHFKMIFTRR; this is translated from the coding sequence ATGATTTTGCAGGCCGTTTCTTCCGAGCAGTTAGCCGAGTTATACCACATTCGGCGGGAAGTCTTTGTGGTAGAACAAGGTGTTCCGGAATCCTTAGAGTATGATGAATTTGAGGAGGTATGTAAACATTATGGTTTTTGGCTTGACGGCCATGCCGTAGCTTGTGCCCGTTGGCGGCTTACGAAACAAGGTTATGCCAAAATAGAACGCTGTGCCGTATTAATACCTTATCGCGGAAAGAAAATAGGCGCAGCTATCGTGCAGCACGTTATCAATGAAATTCCGGAGCAAAATATTATCTATTTACATGCACAAAGCAACGCACTGGGATTTTATTCCCGTTTGGGCTTTGAAGCAGTCGGAAGCGAATTCTATGAAGCTAAAATTCCGCATTTTAAGATGATATTTACCCGCAGATGA
- a CDS encoding C25 family cysteine peptidase, with amino-acid sequence MAHLRSFLGFLVLYLISLSGISQTYNIGNQWYNPGLTYKKLLVWKDGIYRVTASDVNLSGVNPVHLHLIYRGVEVPIFVSNSGNVTEFDGSDFFEFFGRKNNGFIDSLLYRHPQTGLQDAGQQPNIYHSIFTDTSAYFLTWDNLPGLRMQNYLNTNYASLTVQPSFKHRALLEYNTSYYQRGGGSIISGGATDYYGNSDYITGEGYTGYNIGQSFVSTVPTPYIVPNSASPTILARIFGLSDTPHSLTIKAGTAQQTFSYNRITINTFSLSANASDITPATNVTFTSGASSTTTDNNLICWVQIEYQRQFKFNSDKVFSFLWDQLSTNSYFIFENIGHNDPDSGFVYDVTNGIRAKGTINGSDLHVIVPKTTGTSAEYWVTDGSSIQSPLIQDPSLANLANSAGAEFVIITHRSLKQSAESYATYRDTNTVNRLSTKIVYVDEIYDEFGYGSTTALAIKRFCYAAATRWQTKPKFFFLWGKGLFFQRESGANNLVPTYGFPASDIMYVCKFNPDQKDYTPIIPIGRMNVRNDEEGLSFLNKMIEYEHAPFDIWKKQGLHLGGGKGDGEQQSIRSFLEGRFEPIFESQPLGGSIFYSQKTSNVVIGNDLDVRSLIDSGVVQITFFGHSTSNIFDVQLEPVQVYNNHKKYPVIIANGCYSGDFASSIYRSFGEDFLLTPAKGAIAYISSSSTGYIGPLGQHTEEFYKAAYRDSIGRAIGTQMQATIHQFIGTQPNTNQLYLNHAMQINLQGDPAMRIAVPKMPDLAITPASIYFSPDNISTQVDSFTVNVIVQNKGTIVDDTFMVSIRQLTGSGSWVDHGKHPFTATHFWDTLSIRVKNPGMESAGINQFDIFVDALDTIPESDETNNRVMVEKSVPANIPYCLFPIEFAVINRDTVSLVASTYGVTPNLVNYLFEIDTVIEFTSPRLSRSPVVSGTAIQGSWFVPFTLIDSTVYYWRVRLADDPQAQWAYSSFKYIKNIPHDGWAQSKPPQFFEKNITSGIFMDKDQREWAFDPIKSNIQISMNQAPGFNSYDYYLNGSSMVNTQNAAGISAGIIYQIFDKNTLKPKLYDFNIYNCELARIPEQMNAFVNILNTMNQGDYIVMLGVGNPRVPQYSQALFAALNGVGVSNTIRNVPDNVWFGIVGQKGAPMGAAVEAYDFNRNYKIELRYTMYSNTATGIIKSPLIGPGIVWDELIWNWDAQEQGVSDQTKVSVWGVQRNGQEDKLLENLPRGSHDLSLISPAMYPQLRLRADVSDSLYRTAPQLKHWHILYSAVPEAVLDPKTNFQFYSTTVEEGDSMHIQLTARNISNLHMDSLLVRYVVRKADRTEVLLAEYFMDSLRAQKEYSFRYSFSSSGLVGENTLIVTINPDRQQPEQYLFNNVYYQKFQVLPDVINPILDVTFDGRHITDGDIVSPIATITMDVNDENKYLALTDTTAIEVFFKSKEDPTPAKRVFFGDGRMVFVPATMPENRAQVIFRPGPLPNGDYVLEAQGFDVRKNLSGEKLRYQISFKVINESTITNIFNYPNPFSTSTKFVYTLTGSLLPEVFKIQIFTISGKYVKEIDLKSLGELRIGNTMTNYSWDGTDEFGDRLANGVYLYRTLIRMPNEVQLKMNNDKTKKFFDNGWGKMVIIR; translated from the coding sequence TATACAGAGTAACTGCTTCTGATGTTAATCTATCGGGGGTGAATCCGGTGCATCTACATCTGATTTATCGAGGTGTAGAAGTGCCTATTTTTGTGTCAAATTCAGGAAATGTAACGGAATTTGACGGAAGTGATTTTTTTGAGTTTTTTGGCCGAAAAAATAACGGATTTATAGACAGCTTATTATACCGTCATCCGCAAACGGGGCTTCAAGATGCAGGCCAGCAGCCCAATATTTATCATTCTATATTTACGGATACGAGTGCTTATTTTTTAACTTGGGATAACTTACCCGGCTTGCGTATGCAGAATTATCTCAATACTAACTATGCCTCACTGACAGTTCAGCCTTCATTTAAGCACCGCGCTTTATTGGAATACAATACTTCTTATTACCAAAGAGGTGGCGGGTCTATAATATCCGGTGGAGCAACCGACTATTATGGTAATTCTGATTATATCACCGGCGAGGGTTATACGGGGTATAATATTGGTCAATCGTTTGTTAGCACAGTGCCTACACCTTACATTGTGCCAAATTCGGCTTCTCCAACGATTCTTGCCCGCATATTTGGGCTCTCTGATACGCCACACAGCTTAACCATTAAGGCAGGAACAGCACAACAAACTTTTTCCTATAATAGAATTACAATCAATACGTTCTCGCTGTCTGCAAATGCTTCTGACATAACGCCTGCTACAAATGTAACCTTTACTTCCGGAGCCTCATCCACAACTACCGACAACAACTTGATATGTTGGGTACAAATAGAATATCAACGGCAGTTTAAGTTTAATAGCGACAAGGTGTTCAGCTTTTTATGGGATCAACTGAGCACAAATTCATACTTTATATTTGAAAATATTGGTCATAACGACCCAGATTCAGGGTTCGTTTATGACGTTACGAACGGAATTCGGGCAAAAGGAACTATTAATGGTTCGGATTTACATGTGATTGTTCCCAAAACAACCGGAACTTCCGCAGAATATTGGGTAACAGATGGCTCAAGTATCCAGAGTCCTCTTATTCAAGACCCTTCATTAGCAAATTTAGCAAACTCAGCAGGCGCAGAGTTTGTTATCATTACCCACAGAAGCCTAAAGCAATCTGCCGAATCCTATGCTACTTACCGAGATACCAACACCGTTAATCGGTTATCTACAAAAATAGTTTATGTAGATGAAATCTACGATGAGTTTGGCTATGGTTCAACAACCGCATTGGCTATCAAACGTTTTTGTTATGCAGCCGCTACCCGTTGGCAGACTAAACCAAAATTTTTCTTTTTATGGGGAAAAGGTCTTTTTTTTCAACGTGAATCGGGAGCAAACAACCTTGTTCCTACTTATGGTTTCCCTGCCAGCGACATCATGTATGTATGTAAGTTTAACCCGGACCAGAAAGACTATACCCCGATTATTCCAATTGGCCGTATGAATGTTCGGAATGACGAAGAGGGTCTATCTTTTCTAAATAAAATGATAGAATATGAACACGCACCTTTTGATATTTGGAAAAAACAAGGATTACACTTAGGCGGCGGTAAAGGAGACGGAGAGCAACAATCTATTCGGTCTTTTCTGGAAGGAAGATTTGAACCCATATTTGAATCTCAGCCTCTGGGAGGCAGCATCTTCTATAGCCAAAAGACATCAAATGTCGTTATCGGAAATGACTTAGACGTTCGGTCTTTGATAGACTCCGGAGTTGTGCAAATAACATTTTTTGGCCACTCTACCAGTAACATTTTTGACGTTCAGTTAGAACCCGTTCAGGTTTATAATAACCATAAAAAATACCCGGTTATTATTGCAAATGGCTGTTATTCAGGTGATTTTGCAAGTAGCATATATCGTTCTTTTGGGGAAGATTTTTTATTAACTCCTGCGAAGGGAGCTATTGCCTACATATCCTCTTCATCAACTGGATACATTGGCCCATTAGGGCAGCATACAGAAGAGTTTTACAAAGCTGCTTATAGAGATTCCATAGGTCGAGCTATCGGTACTCAGATGCAAGCAACTATTCATCAGTTTATAGGAACGCAACCTAATACTAATCAACTGTATTTGAACCATGCCATGCAGATTAATCTACAAGGAGATCCAGCTATGCGCATTGCTGTTCCCAAAATGCCTGATCTCGCTATTACTCCGGCAAGTATCTACTTTTCTCCGGATAATATCTCTACCCAAGTAGATTCATTTACGGTTAATGTAATCGTTCAGAATAAAGGCACAATTGTAGATGATACTTTTATGGTATCTATTCGGCAGCTAACCGGCAGCGGGTCGTGGGTTGATCATGGAAAGCACCCTTTTACGGCAACTCATTTTTGGGATACATTATCTATTCGGGTAAAAAATCCCGGAATGGAATCTGCCGGCATCAACCAATTTGACATATTTGTAGATGCTTTAGATACCATTCCAGAAAGCGATGAAACCAATAACCGGGTAATGGTTGAAAAAAGTGTTCCGGCAAATATCCCATACTGCTTATTCCCAATCGAATTTGCTGTTATAAACCGAGATACGGTTTCACTGGTTGCATCTACCTACGGAGTAACCCCAAATTTAGTAAACTATCTTTTTGAAATAGATACCGTTATTGAGTTTACCTCCCCTCGTTTGAGCCGTTCTCCCGTTGTGAGTGGTACAGCCATACAAGGAAGTTGGTTTGTTCCTTTTACGTTGATAGACAGCACAGTTTATTACTGGAGAGTTCGTTTAGCTGACGACCCACAGGCTCAATGGGCTTACTCATCATTTAAGTATATCAAAAACATCCCACATGACGGCTGGGCACAATCTAAACCCCCGCAGTTTTTTGAAAAAAATATCACCTCCGGTATCTTTATGGATAAAGACCAGCGCGAATGGGCTTTTGACCCCATCAAGTCTAATATCCAAATATCTATGAACCAAGCACCCGGCTTTAATAGCTATGACTATTACCTGAACGGTAGCTCTATGGTAAACACCCAAAATGCAGCGGGTATTAGTGCCGGAATCATATATCAGATTTTTGACAAAAATACCCTGAAACCTAAACTATATGACTTTAACATCTACAATTGTGAATTAGCCAGAATTCCGGAACAAATGAACGCATTTGTGAATATCTTGAACACTATGAATCAAGGAGACTATATTGTGATGTTGGGGGTCGGGAATCCACGTGTTCCACAGTATTCACAAGCACTATTTGCAGCCTTAAATGGTGTAGGAGTCTCAAACACCATCCGAAATGTTCCTGATAATGTATGGTTTGGCATTGTAGGGCAAAAAGGCGCACCTATGGGAGCAGCCGTTGAAGCCTATGATTTTAATCGCAATTACAAAATAGAACTGCGTTACACCATGTATTCTAACACCGCTACCGGAATTATTAAAAGCCCGCTTATTGGGCCGGGAATCGTTTGGGATGAGCTTATCTGGAACTGGGACGCTCAAGAACAAGGTGTAAGCGACCAAACCAAAGTGTCCGTTTGGGGAGTACAAAGAAACGGGCAGGAAGATAAACTCTTGGAAAATTTACCCAGAGGTAGCCACGATTTAAGTTTAATATCGCCTGCAATGTATCCACAACTACGCCTGCGTGCCGATGTATCCGACTCTCTCTACCGAACTGCCCCACAGCTAAAACACTGGCATATCTTGTATTCCGCTGTTCCCGAAGCCGTTTTAGATCCCAAAACTAACTTCCAATTCTATAGCACCACTGTTGAAGAAGGAGATAGTATGCATATTCAACTGACTGCCAGAAATATATCTAACCTACACATGGATAGCCTCTTAGTGCGTTATGTTGTGAGAAAAGCAGATAGAACAGAAGTTTTACTGGCAGAATATTTCATGGACTCCCTGCGTGCACAGAAAGAATATTCCTTTCGATATTCTTTCTCCTCTTCTGGGCTTGTAGGTGAAAATACCTTAATTGTTACTATCAACCCGGATAGGCAGCAGCCGGAGCAATATTTGTTTAATAATGTTTACTACCAAAAATTCCAAGTACTGCCGGATGTTATTAACCCTATTTTAGACGTAACATTTGACGGACGGCATATTACAGACGGAGATATTGTCTCCCCAATAGCCACAATTACAATGGATGTAAACGATGAAAACAAATATTTAGCTTTAACAGACACTACGGCCATAGAAGTATTTTTTAAATCCAAAGAAGACCCTACACCGGCAAAACGTGTGTTTTTTGGAGATGGAAGAATGGTATTCGTTCCGGCAACGATGCCCGAAAACCGTGCCCAAGTGATATTCAGACCAGGGCCACTCCCTAATGGCGATTATGTCTTAGAAGCACAAGGCTTTGATGTACGCAAAAATTTATCCGGCGAAAAACTCCGCTACCAAATATCCTTTAAAGTAATCAACGAAAGTACCATCACAAATATCTTTAACTATCCAAACCCATTTTCAACTTCAACTAAGTTTGTCTATACCCTTACAGGAAGCCTACTTCCAGAAGTCTTTAAAATTCAGATATTTACCATATCAGGGAAATATGTCAAAGAAATTGACCTAAAAAGTCTTGGAGAACTTCGTATTGGAAACACGATGACCAATTATTCATGGGACGGTACAGATGAATTTGGGGATAGATTGGCTAATGGCGTTTACCTCTATCGTACCTTAATTCGGATGCCTAACGAAGTCCAATTGAAAATGAATAATGATAAAACCAAAAAGTTTTTCGATAACGGTTGGGGGAAAATGGTAATTATACGTTGA